CAAGTACGACCTGGTGGTGAGCGTGCCCTCCAACCCGTGGGTGGCGGGCGTGTCCGGCCTCTTCACGCGGGACTTCTTCCAGACGGTGAACCAGCACTTGGCGGATGACGGCGTGCTGGTGCAGTGGATTCACACCTACGAGAGCAACGAGGACCTCATCAAGCTGGTGGTCCGCACCCTGCGCGACACCTTCCCCCACGCCACCACGTGGCTGGGGCCGCAGGACCTGGTGCTGGTGGCCAGCCGCAAGCCCCTGTCCTTCGACGCCGCGCGCGTCGCGGAGCGGATGCTGCACCCCGAGGTGCAGAAGGACTTGTCCCGCGTCGGCATCACCGACGTGTTCGGGCTGCTCTCCAAGCAGGTGCACAGCGAGGCGGGGCAGCTCGAGTTCGCGGGCAAGGGGCCCATCAACACGGACGACCACAACCTGCTGGAGTACACGTCGCCCATCGCCTTCTTCGTGTCGAACCTGGACGTGCGGGTGAAGGACGAGCGGCGCGCGCCGGAAGGGGCCGACCGGCTGTTCCTCCACGACTACGTGCAGCAGCACCCGCCCACGGCGGAGCAGGCCGCCAGGGTGTACCGGAACATCGAGCGCTACCACGCGGCCAATGACCCCATGGTGCGCGGCGCGGCGGCGCAGTGGCGGCGCCTCGCCCCGGACAGCCCGGACTCCGCCCTGGCCCTGGGCTCGGCGGCGCTGGCCCAGCAGGACCTCACGCTGGCGGCCTCGTTGCTGGAGCCGGAGGTGGCCCGTGGCGGGCGCACGCCGGCGCTGGTGACGGCGTACCTGAAGCTGGTGACGGCGCGCATCTGGGCGTCGCGCACCATGTGGACACCGGTAGGTGCCCAGGCGGATGCGGTGGCGATGGGGCGCGAGGTTGCGGCCCGGCATCCCGACGACGAAAATCTGGCCCGGGCGCTGCGCTCGCTCTGCGAGGCACTCCCGAGTTCGGCTTGTAACGGCGCAACGGCCCCTGTCGCCGCCCCCGCGAACCCCTGAAATGGGCTCGTGGATCATCAAAAAAGGGGCAACCTGCTGAAATCACAGGCAATTCCCACCATCCTCCCGATGACCGATGGAGGTGGAAGTGGGATCTGCCCTAGGGTGTGAATCACCCAAGCAGCAGGGTGTCTTTTCCACCACTGCAATCCCCGGAGAGTTCCATGAAGGCGACCTCGAAGAAGCAGCTCCGTAAGGCCCGTGGCCAAGGCATGACCGAGTACATCATCATCGTCGCCCTGATCGCGATCGCGGCCATCGGCGTGGTGACCCTGTTCGGCGACAACATCCGCAAGCTGTTCGGCGCGTCCGCCGCGGCCCTGGCCGGTAACGACAGCGTGCAGAACGATGGTCAGAGCTCCAACGACACGCTGAACAAGAAGACGATGAAGAACTTCGGTCAGAACAACGCCTACTGAGCGTTGCTGACGGGGGAGCCTCCGGGCTCCTTGGTTCTCATGGCAGCGGCATCCACTTTCGGGTGGGGCTGCTGCCATCATCATTTAGAGCGGCCGTTCAGACTCGGGTCACCTGGGTCCAGCCGTCTCCTGGTGTCTCCGCATGAACGCGCCCGTCTCCGTGGACCTGGCTTCGCTCCGGCGCCGCCTCTGGCTGTACAGGGCGCTGTCCCTGTTCCTCACGGCGTTCGTCCTCTGTGTGCTGTTGGCCTTGCGGAGCGCCATGGCGGTACCGGAGGACCCCGACGTCGAGGTCTTCGACGTGCCCGCGCGGTTCGAGGCCTTGTCTCAGAAGAACCCCGACGCGGCGGACGTCTCCGAAACCTACTTCTATGCGGACGGCGCGACCGTCCACATGCACGTCATGGGGCGTGGACAGACGTGCCCGCTGCACATCCACCGCAAGACGCACGAGGCGACCATCATCGTCGCGGGGCAGGCGGAGGTGCATCAGGTCTGGGGCCAGGAGGAGGGGCTGGCGGAGCGTCGCGGCACGCATGACCCCGGCGAGCTGATTGCCTCGGGGCCCTTCACGGGGCACGCCTGGTTCAATCGCGCGACGGACCGGATGCTGGGCAACCTGGTGTTCGCCTCGCCGCGGTTCGACGGCAACCTCTACGTGGAGGTGGATGACGCGCGGATGCGGCAGGGCGCGGCGCCCTTCGTCTACGTCCCGCCTCCGGCCCTCGACGTGCTCCAGGCGGCGGGAGAGCCCGTGCACGAGGTTTCGCTCCCCGTCCTGTCGGACCGGATGGCTGCGGTGAACCTGGGCGCGGGTGAGTACGGGGTGGAGGGGACGCGGGCGGCGCCGGTGCTCGTCTATGTCACGCAAGGCGAGGGCGGCCTGTCCGCGGGGGAGGAGCGGCCCATGAAGCCCGGTCAGCTCTGGGTCCTCCGGCGGAAGGCGAGCGTGCGCGCGCGGGAGGGCCACCCGCTCTCCTTCTATGTCTTCCGGCCCGGGGCCTGAGCCGCTATCGGGCGCCGCGCTTGTCGCGACGGAGCGCCACCACCACCAGGCCCAGCCACCCCACGAGTGACAGCGCGAGGCCGATGCGGAAGCTCAGCGGGCGGTACTCGAAGCGGACGGTGTGGGGGCCTTGGGCGACACGCACGGCCCGCAGCGAGACGTTCGCGCGGTGAATCACCGCCTCCTGGCCATCCAGCGTCGCGTGCCATCCGGGGTAGTGGCTGTCGGAGACAATCAGGTAGCTGTCGTCGCAAGCCTCCACCGCCAGCTCCAGGTGCCGCGCGCCCCGGCTCCGCGTTTCGACGTGGCCCTGGCAGCGGGGTTTGTCGAGCGGCTCGCCGGTCGCCAGAAAGGCGATGTTCCGGAAGGGCTGGTCCGCGTCGATGACGGCCTCCAGGGCCTCTTCGTCGCTCGCGAGCCGTGCCTGCTGCACCAGGAAGGCACGGGGCAGCGCGGTTCGTGAGCGCGACAGCGTGGTGCCATCCTCGGCCTGGTGCAGCAGCTCCAGGTCCTCGAACGGGGGCGGGCCCCTCCGGACGTAGTGGGTGACGCCCGTGAGGTCGTAGACGCTCCGTTCGCCCGCCTGGTGGAAGCGTGTCGTGTAGCGAGGCTCGGGGGCCCCGTAGCCCTCCAATGCCGGGAGGCGTGCTTCCACGAAGCGGTTGGGGGTGAACCTGTCGAGGCTGCGCTCGATGCCGTCCTTCGACTGCGTGCGCGTCGGGTCCTCCGGACCTTCGATGTCCACGCTGATGCGTCCCTCGAACACCTCGGGAAGGAGGGGGCGCAGGGCGGAGGGGCGCTCCAGGGGCGCGGACGGGGTGTAGCGGGGCTCACTCAGCAGGAACTGCGCGGCGACCAGCTCCATGATGACCAGCGAGGCCAGCCCGGCGCGGACTCTTCTGGGACGCGTGCCGCGCGCACCCGGGAGCAGCGCGATCAGGATGAGGGCGAGCCCCAGCCAGAAGGGAACCCAGGGCGCGCCGGCCTCGGCGGAGGCCCTCATGGGGAGCTGGCGCACCGCCCAGCCGATGGTGGCGACGGCCAGCACCGTGCCCGTGATGGCCGCGGCGGCCAGGAGGCCCGAAGGACGGCGCTTCCACGCGAGCCTTCCGAGCACGTCCACGCCGAATGCGGACAGGACCGCGAGGCAGAAGGCCGCGCCCACGAAGTACTTGGCCGGGTAGCGGAAGAAGGTGAACGGGGGAATGGATTGGAGGAGCCAGGCCGCCGGAGGGAAGTGCCGCCCCAGGCTCAAGCACGCCAGGAGCACGGCCCCCAGCGCGAATGGCTCAATCCGGCGCGGACCCCAGAAGCCACCCACCACCGCGAGCACGCACGGCAGGGTGCCCATGAAGAGGGTGATGATGAACCACTGGTCCTGGCCCCAATAGGTGTCACGCGGCGAATCCGCGAGCGGCCAGAAGACGGAGAGGACCTGGGGCCAGGACATGGACCAGGACAACTGCTCGGACCAGGCGGACTGCGCGCGCATCGATTGTTGGGCGAACTCCGCCGCGGGAAACAGCACCACCGCGGAGAGCACCACCGCGCCGCCGAAGGCCGCCGCCACGCGAAACATCGCGAGCCCTCGGGGCTTGAGCGAATGCCATCGCGGGGGTGGGGCGTCGTCACCGGCTGGGAGCCCCTGGGCGCCCCCATGCCCGCCACCGCCATGGCCATCAATCCCTGCCACAGCGTCGTCTCCGGTGAGCCCGCGAGCAGGGACATCGCGCCGTAGAGGGCCAGGCAGAGCCAGGGGCGGGGGCCCGGCTGGTGCGTCACATCGTAGGCGGCGCACAGCAGCAGCCCGCTCCAGGCCGCCGCGTCGACGACGTTCTGCTGGATGCCGAGCCCGACCATCATCGGCGACAGGCCAAAGGTGGCGCCCGCGACGAGCGCCGCGGGCCACGAGGCGTTCAACCTGCGCGTCAGCAGGAACACGCCCAGGGCCGCGAGCACCGTGTGCGCGAGGTGCATCACCGTCATGGACGCGACGGGGCCGGCGGCGAGCAGCGCGAGCCATCGCGGCGGGTAGAACGCCTGCGAGTACAACGTGGCGGCGAAGGGCTGCCCCAGGCGGAGGTAGGGGTTCCACAGCGGCACCTCGCCCGCGCGCAGCGACTCCAGGAGGAACGCCGAGTCCGGGAAGAAGATGCGGAACACATCCCGGCCCGCCAGCAGGTGCCCCGACAGCACGGACCGGTAGGTCACCGTGAGCAGCACCAGCAGGCCCAGGACAGACAGCGCTGTCCGCAGGCGTGAATCCTTGACCCTCATGGACGTTCCGTCGCGGTGGCGCGGTCCTGCGCCCAGAGCACGTAGGTCCCATCCCGCGTCACCTCGTGCCAGCCGCCCCGGGCGCGCAGGTGGTCGAGCAGGATGTTGCCCGGATTCGTCGTGTTCCAGAGCAGGTAGTCGGGGGCATAGCGTGCCAGCGCCTCTTCCCACCCGGGCTCGCCCCACAGCAGCCGGGTGTAGTCCTCGTGGATGGACAGGGGGAAGGGGTCATTGCGGCTGTCGATGAAGACCTTGTAGTCCGTGCCCGCGAAGAACGAGATGGCGCCGCCGATGACGAAGGGGTTGAGCACCTTCCCCGGCGGCAGCTTTCGAAGCTCCTCCAGCGCGCCCATGGGAATGAGGGACCGGCGCACGCCCTGTTCCACGGGCAGGGGATTGAGCGCGTGGATGGTGACGAGGACCCCCAGCACGAGCGCGGGCCAGAGCGTTCCCTTCGCGCGGGCGCTCCACTGGGCCACGGCTCCGTCCAGTCGGTGCCAGGGCCGCGTCACGGCGGCATTCACGGTGGTCCGGCCCGCGTGCTCCACGATGGTGAGGGCCATCAGGACGGCCGCGAAGGGGGCGTGGCGTTGCACCTTGATGGCGGCGACGCCGAGCACGAGTGTGGGCAGGAGGATGGCCATCCTACGGCCGGACGCGCCACCCACGACGAAGAGGGCGGCTCCGAAGAGCGCGAGGTAGGCCCAGCTCGAACCGAGGTCGAGGTCCAGGGGACGCCACTCCACGATGTTCTGCGTGGAGGGCAGCAGGGAGTGGTGGAAGGGATAGAGGTAGATGTTCACGCCATCGGGCCCCAGGCCCGCGGCGAGGAACGCGGCCACCGCGAAGGCCAGGCCGCGCAGGGCCTTGGGCCTGTCCTCGGCCGAGTCCAGGGCCATGCCCAGGGCCGTTCCTCCCAGGAGCGCGGGGCCCAGGGGCCAGCTTCCGTGGAGGTTGGCCCACAGGACACCGAGGAAGGGAAAGATCCACAGGATGCGCGTGTTGCCCGCGCGCCAGGCCTGGACGCTCACCACCGCGACGGTGAACAGGAGATGGCCCAGGTGGTAGGGCCGCTCCGTGCGCCACGTGGGGGCATGAACCAGCAGGACGGCGGTGAAGACGGCCAGCGCCAGCAGCCCTCGCCTGCCGGAGGCCGCCCGCTCCACGGCGGACCAGAGCAGCAGCACGTTGACGACGACCAGCGTGGCGATGAGCAGCCCCGGTCCGCCCGCGCCCAGCCAGCGGATGAGCGCCATGCAGGCCACGCCAAAGCCCCACTCGTGCGGCACCCAGCCCGCGGTCCCCGTGATGCTGAAGGGGTCCACCCGCGTGAAGCCGTGCTCCAGGAGAAACCGCCCCCCCGCGAGGTGGAAGAAGAGGTCGAAGTTCTTGAGCGGTGACATCCCGAGCCAGGCTGCGAGCACCACGGCGATGAGCGCCGCCGGGCCTGGGAGGAGGAGTGACTGCTGACGCATGGCGGGCAGGCTACCGTGTTACGGCAGACACGCGAAGGCAGCGGCGCGGGCGGGCCATCGGAAGCCGCGCCCCTTCGCACGGCCTTGACCCTCACGCGACGTGAGACCCTAAACCTCTCCTCGAGGAGGTGGAGATGGCCCTGACGGTGAGCCAGGTCGCCCGGCTGGCGAAAATCAGCATCCGGGCGTTGCACCACTATGACGAGCTGGGCCTGTTGCGCCCGTCGGACCGCAGCGAGTCGGGCTACCGGCTCTACTCGCAGGCGGACCTGCAGCGGCTGCAACAGGTGCTCTTCTTCAAGGAACTGGGTTTCCCGCTGGAGGAGATTCGCCGCATCCTGGCCGACCCCACCTTCGACCTGCGCGCCGCCCTGCGGATGCAGCGGCAGTTGCTGACGGAGCGCGCCTCCCGGCTGGACGCGCTGGTGCACGCAGTGGACACGGCGCTGGACGCGCTGGAAAGGGGAACGCACGTGGACAAGGACGCGATGTTCGAGGCCTTCGGCGACTTCGACCCGTCGAAGTACGAGGAAGAGGCGAAGCAACGCTGGGGGGAAACGGAGGCCTACAAGGAGTCCTCCCGGAGGGCCGCGCGCTACAAGAAGGAGGACTGGAAGCGCATCAAGGAGGAGGGAGATGCACTCTTCCAGGCGATGGCGGCCCTGCTCGACGCGGGCACCGCCGCGGCCTCCACGGAGGCCATGGACCTGGCCGAGGCGCACCGGCGATATCTCGGCACGTGGTTCTACCCGTGCGCGCACACCATGCATCGGGGCCTGGGGGAGCTCTACGTGGCCGACTCGCGCTTCACGGAGAACATCGACAAGACGCGTGCCGGTCTCTCCCTGTTCCTGCGTGACGCCTTCGCGGCCAACGCCGAACGGCATGGCGCTGGCGAACCCTGCGGCTCGATTTAGCTGAAGCCCAGCCGTTTCAGCATCACCGCGCGGATGGACGGAATCCGGAAGCGGTAGATGAGGGCATCCGCGAAGTAGTGCGCCAGGACGCACGCGAAGCCCAGGGACGTCGCGACGCGCAGCATCGGGTGCATCTCCGCCGCGCCCATGTTGCTGCCCAGGGCCCCGCGCATGACACCTTGCTGGATGAGTCCGTGCACCGCCCCCAGCGCGAGCAGGGGCAGCATGGACGCAATCATCGCCGGGACGATGAACTTCCGGGGCAGCCGGGGCGCGTCGCCCTCACGCGGCTCCAGCATGCGCGCGGTGAGCATGTAGTACTCGAGCCCGTGCATGGCGGGCAGCATGACGTAGCCCCACGTGGGGGCCACCAGCACCAGCCCGGTCGCCGTCGCCATGGCCAGGAGGTACAGCACCTTGGGCCCGCTGACGGCCTCCGTGCGCATCACGGAGCGGAACAGCAGCAGGAAGTAGCCCAGCCATACCGCGAGCAGCACCGCCAGCGCCCCGTGAGGCAGCACGTGTCCCTGGCCCACATCCAGGTACGCGGGCGCGGTGGGGCCCGGGGACTCGGCGACGAAGAAGATGCGCACCAGCAGCAGGGTGAGCATCAGCGGGACGTACATCTGTTGCAGCTTGCGCTCGACAGTGGAGGCGCCGGGCAGGCCGGCCTTGCTCGCGCGCAGGCCGTGCAGCGACCAGATGCCCCGGTGCTGGGACAACGTGTGGTGCGTGCCGAAGACGTTGAAGAGCACCGCCACGCCGTACGTATGGGCCGTGCGCTCCGCATAGAAGGTGAAGAAGAGCACCGTGCCCACGCCGAGCATGGCCAGCGAGCCGGCGAGCACCTGGCGCGGCTGCCCCGGGGCGGCTGTCAGCACGTCCCGGTGCACTGCGAACAGGAGGAAGGTGAGGATGACGTGCGTGGCGTTGCCGAGCAGGTTCTGCGCCGTCCAGGCCGAAAGCCGGTGGGCATTCTCCGCTGCGCCCGGGGCCAGCAGGCCCATGGCGGCGGCCGTGCACAGGGCCAGGGCCAGGGGCAGGGCGACGATGAGGAAATCCGCTCGCGGAGAGAAGAGCCACAGGTCCCGGAAGGCCAGGGCCCCCCGAGGGGATGGGGCCATCACGGGTGACGACGGGTTCACGGCGGGGCTCAGCGGCGTCATACGGTACGGACCCTAACATGCTCCGTGCGGGTCGTGCCCCTCGCGCGGCGCCGGACGCGTGTTAGAACTGGCATTTCATGGAAGGCCGCCTGCTGCTGAAAGACTGTGCCGTATTCAGGGCGGACGGGCGCGTCCGCCATGGCATGGCCGTGGTGGTGGAAGGAAACACCATCCGCCGAGTCGCCCCGGACGCCCAGGTGCCCGTGCTGCCCGGTGACTGGGAAGTGGCGTGCCGGGGCCGGCTCGTCGCTCCGGGGCTGGTGGATTGTCATTCGCACCTCGTCAACGGTCAGCTCCTGCCGCCCACGGGGCACTTCCTCATGCTGCCCCCCCGGGAGCGGCTGACCCGGATGCGCCACGTGGCGAGCCTCCTCACCGACGAGGATGTGGAGGACCTCACCCGTTACGCCGCCGCCCGCTCGCTGCGCCACGGCATCACCCTGGTGGTGGAGCACCTGTCCTGCCAGGACGTGGCCGGGGGGCTCGCCGCGCAGGCGCGCGCCGCCGAAGCCGTGGGCATGCGCCTGGTGACGAGCCATTCGACGCACGGGCTGGACGGCGCGGCCCAGGCCGAGACGTGGCTGAACGCCAACGCGGAGTTCACCCGGGCGCACAAGACGCATCCGTTGGTGCGCGGGGCGCTGGGCTTCCACGCTTCGTTCACCTGTGACGATGCGCTTCTTCGCCGCGTGGCGGAGCTGAGCCGGGTGCTGGATGCGCCCACCGTCTTCCACCTCGCGGAGAGTGATGACGACCTGACGGCGACCTACTCCCAGCATGGCAAGCGGGTGGTGCCTCGGCTGGATGCGCTGGGGTTGCTCGGGCCGCGGGCCATCGCGGGTTACGCGCGCGTGCTGGACAGCGCGGAGGCGGAGCTGTTGGAGCAGAGCGGCGCCTTCGTGGCGCTGGCGGCGCGGGGGGCTCGGACGCTGGAGCGTGGCGTGGACCCCATGGATTCGGTGCTGCTGCGGGTCCACCTGCTGGGCCTGGGCACGGGGGGCCATGGGAGCCTGCGGGACGAGCTGCTCGCGGCCATGGTGGGCGTGCTGCGCATCTCCCGCTCGGGCCGGATGCCCGACGTGGATGGCGCGTTGGCGCACCTGCTCGTCAACGGGCCCGCGGAGCTGTGCACGCGGCTGTTCGGCCTGCCCTCCGGCAACGTGGAGGAGGGGAGCATCGCGGACCTGGTCGTCTATGACGTCGTGCCGACGGCGGACCCGGAGACGGGGTATTCGCCGCACCTGCTCGGGCAGCTCGCGCATTCGCCGGTGGGCTGGACGGTGGTCAACGGGCGCGTCTGTGTTCGCGAGGGGCAGCTCTTGGGGCTCGACTACACCGAGCTGTCTCGGGCCGCGACCCGGGCGCTGGAGCGCGTGTGGACGCGCGCCCGGCTGGGGACCTGAGCGGCGTCATGGGTTCATTGCCAGTCTCACTCGTGGACACGCTGCGCGCTTCGCGTGGCCGGCGGGGGGCGTTGCTCGGGGATGCCCGGACCACGGCCCTGCGCGTCTTGAATGGTGAAGCGGACGGCGTCCCGGACGTGACGGCGGATGCGTTTGGCGACCTGGTCGTCATCAGCCTCTACCGCGACCTCACGCCGGAGGAAGAGGAGACGCTGCTCGACGCGGCCGTGACGGCCTGGGCGCCTCGGAGCCTGTATCTCAAGCGTCGTCCACGGGAGGCGCGCGTCCTGGCCAACGTGGCGAAGGATGCGCTCGCGCCCGAGCTTCCGGCCCGGGGCGAGGCGGTGGAGTCACTCACCGCGCTGGAAAACGGTCTGTCGTTCCTCATCCGCCCCGGGCAGGGGTTGTCGGTGGGGTTGTACCTGGACATGCGGGACACGCGGGCGTGGCTGCTGTCTCAGGCGCGCGGCCTCACGGTGCTCAACCTGTTCTCGTACACCTGTGCCTTCGGGGTGGTGGCCATGGAGGGGGGCGCGAAGCGGGCGCTCAACCTGGACGCGAGCCGCCGGGTGCTGGAGTGGGGCGAGGAGAACGCGCGCCTCAATGGGCAGATGGTGGACCGGTACGACTACGTGGCGGGCGACGTGTTCGATTGGCTGAAGCGGCTGGCCAAGAAGGGCGAGTCCTTCGACATCGTCATCTCGGACCCGCCGTCCTTCTCCACGACTCGAAGCGGGCGCTTCTCGGCCGCGCGAGACTATGCTCGTCTGGCCGAAGCCGCCGCGCGCGTCGTGAGTCCGGGTGGGCAGTTGGTGGCGTGTTGCAATCATGCGGGCCTGCCGGCTCGGCGCTTCGAGGCGATGGTGCTCGAAGGAGTGGCTCAGGCTGGGCGGCAGGGCAAGTCATTGGGCTCACTGGGGCCTTCCGCGCTCGACTTTCCTCCCCCGCCTGGGCAGGAGCCGGCGCTGAAGGTGCACCGAGTTCAGGTCCGCTGACGGCAGTACCTTGCCCTCTTGTTGGGGGCCATCTGTATCTCCCGACGGGAAACCCCTGTCTTGACAACTTCGGGCCGCGCCGCCGGGAAGCAGGCTTGCGGCCTTCCATGTGCGGTGTGGAAGGCATGCCGGCGGCGCACTACGCCTCCCTGCGATGGGACCTATTGAGGTTTGACTGGCTGCCCGTCGACTCTACTGGGCGAGTGCATGCAAGAGATTGACGTAGTTGTCGGTCCATGCTCGTCGCTTCAGTATCTCAGGGGACGAGTTCACCGCCTGGAATCGAAGCTCTTGTTCGAGGATGCTGATCGCCGTGCTGCCAGGGCTCATTGCGAACCAGACACTTGGAGAGCGACCTGTCGCGAGTTCGTCGGTGGTCAGGGTCTCATTCTGACTGACGAACCCCTGGACTCTCAGTTCGGAGCTCAGGCGGGTGAGGACAGGGATGAGGTCGAACAGCCGACTCGAAACGTGAAAGAGCAAAAGCCCATCAGGTTTCAACTTTCGGAGGTAGAGGTCCAGCGCTTCTCGGGTCAGTAGATGCGTTGGAACGAAGTCGCTGGAGAACGCATCGAGGACGATGATGTCATAGCGACGGTCTTCGGCTTCCTCGATTCGCAAGCGCGCATCGCCTGTGAGCACGCGTATGTGTGCCTGGCTCGTGTTGAGCAGGCTGAAGTGCTGGCGGGCGAGTCGTTCGACTTCTGGGTCGAGTTCGTAGAAGTCCCAAGATTCGCCGCGTCGGCCGTAGGCAGCCAGGCTTCCAATGCCAAGCCCCACAACGGCAACCTGTTCACGTCCAACGCGCCCAGCGGCGAGCACGCGGCCCACAGGAGATCCGCGGTGATAGTACGAGAGCGGTTCCCCTCGTTCATCTGGGTGAAGGCTTTCGACACCATGAACGGTGCTGCCATGTTGAAACAGTCTCAGGGTTTCTGTGTCCTTGACGGTGTAATGCCCATAGAAGGTTCGGGAACCTTCGATTCGCCCGCGAGCAAGCATCCATCCGGAGAGAACGAGGATCGCGATGATGAAAAGAGCTGCCCCTCCCGAAACGTAGGGCGCAAGCTTGGGGCGCGGCACCCCTTGGGCCTGACGCATCACATCGCGGGCAGCCAGCCCTCCCAGGAGGAGAATTCCGGCCAGTCCGTGATCGAGATAGGGAAGCGCCAGGGATCCGAGGGTTAGAGGGACCACCAGTGCAAGCAATAGCGTTCCGGCCAATCCTCCGAGGGACACGTGAAGGTAGAACGAACCCAGAAGGCGTGGGTCGCTAGGGCGGCACCACACGAGATTTCCATGCATCAGCAAGCACCCCACCCACAGTACGGTGCTGTGAAGGACCAGGGAGGGGATGGATGTTTGTGCTCGTGCCAACGCGAAAACGGCTGCGATGAGGGCGATGGCAAGGCTTCCTATCGCCAGCCGGTTCAGTCCCGTTGGGGTGGGAGGCCGCTTGGAAAAGCAGATGATGAGAGTCAGCAGGTAGAGCGAGAGGGGAAGGATCCACAGCAGCGGGATGGATGCATCCAGGGTGAGGACATTCGTGACCGCGAGGAGCAGCGCGTTGGCGCTCGCGGAAAGCAGCATCCAGGTGATCCGTGATGAACGCGGCACCTGAGGTCCGGGCTCCGCGTTGGGAGGGGATTCCTTCGTGCTGGCAGTGTGCGTGCCAGTTCGAACGCTCAAGATACAGAGCCCCGCCAGGAGAACGAAGCACCCGTACCCGACGTACCAGACCAGGAGTTGCACTTCGAGGTCGAGCGCGGGTTCCACCAGGAATGGGAAGGAAAGCAGCGCCAGGAGTGCCCCTGCGTTGGACGTTCCATAGAGGAAGAATGGGTCAGCCCTCGAAGGGTGCTCCGTTCTTGTAAACCACCCTTGTGCGACGACGCTGGTTGTCGACAGGGCAAGGAACGGCCATCCCAGGGATACCGTCAGCGTCAGGAGAATGGCTGCGACAGGCGGCAGGTCGAAATGGTGCAGTCGGAAAGGGAAGACGACCACCGCGAGCAGCACGAAGAGCAGATGTGCCCAGCGATAGTTTCCCTGCTGAACTGCTAGCGTCACCCGGCTCGAGTAGAAGTATCCGAGCACCAGAACGGCTTGGTAGAAAACAAGACAGGTTGTCCAGATGGCTGCGCTGCTCCCGTAAGAGGGAAGGAGCCGCCTTGCGAGGATGAGTTCGACTTGGAAGAGAAGAAAGGAGCCAAGGAAGACCCAGAGATGAAAAAGGGTGCCGATGTAGGTGCTTGCAAAGGTTTTCTGGGGAGGGGCTTCCATTTTTTCCCTGAGAAGTCGGACGGGTCGGTTATCCCAGCGAGGCGTCGCGCTGGCAAGTCCCTGGTCACTCCTCTGGGGTGCACTTCGTTCGCGTGCTGATGGGATGCTTCTCCCGGGTTGCGGGAGCGGCCCCTGCTTTTCGAGAGGAGAGGCGGGGGCATAGCCGCGCGCAGGCTCGTCCTGCGCATCGCAATACCTGGCCGACCATTCGCGGTCGTCGGATGACTCCGCAGCATGGATCGCGAGCGGCGAAGCTTATGGTCATTTGAATTCCAGAGTATTCGTTTATTTCCGCGAGTATTGGCTTTGTTCGCGGGGAGCGCTGTCTGGGGTCGTAAGCGTGGCGTGGGAACTCTGAGATTAATTGACTTTCTTGCGAGAGAGGCAGTATGTGAACTTCTAAACAAAGTCTTGTGAAGTCTTGCCTTTGGAGACGCCGTGACGAACCGAACTGCCCTGTTGGTTGGAGTGCTGGGGGTGCTGGCCGGGGCTTGTAAGGACTCATCGCCAGATAGGGTTTTGCAGGCGGCTCCCGTCGAGGAGGTGTTCGGAGAGCATCGCCAG
This genomic window from Myxococcus hansupus contains:
- a CDS encoding MerR family transcriptional regulator, which codes for MALTVSQVARLAKISIRALHHYDELGLLRPSDRSESGYRLYSQADLQRLQQVLFFKELGFPLEEIRRILADPTFDLRAALRMQRQLLTERASRLDALVHAVDTALDALERGTHVDKDAMFEAFGDFDPSKYEEEAKQRWGETEAYKESSRRAARYKKEDWKRIKEEGDALFQAMAALLDAGTAAASTEAMDLAEAHRRYLGTWFYPCAHTMHRGLGELYVADSRFTENIDKTRAGLSLFLRDAFAANAERHGAGEPCGSI
- a CDS encoding class I SAM-dependent rRNA methyltransferase, with amino-acid sequence MGSLPVSLVDTLRASRGRRGALLGDARTTALRVLNGEADGVPDVTADAFGDLVVISLYRDLTPEEEETLLDAAVTAWAPRSLYLKRRPREARVLANVAKDALAPELPARGEAVESLTALENGLSFLIRPGQGLSVGLYLDMRDTRAWLLSQARGLTVLNLFSYTCAFGVVAMEGGAKRALNLDASRRVLEWGEENARLNGQMVDRYDYVAGDVFDWLKRLAKKGESFDIVISDPPSFSTTRSGRFSAARDYARLAEAAARVVSPGGQLVACCNHAGLPARRFEAMVLEGVAQAGRQGKSLGSLGPSALDFPPPPGQEPALKVHRVQVR
- a CDS encoding amidohydrolase family protein, producing MEGRLLLKDCAVFRADGRVRHGMAVVVEGNTIRRVAPDAQVPVLPGDWEVACRGRLVAPGLVDCHSHLVNGQLLPPTGHFLMLPPRERLTRMRHVASLLTDEDVEDLTRYAAARSLRHGITLVVEHLSCQDVAGGLAAQARAAEAVGMRLVTSHSTHGLDGAAQAETWLNANAEFTRAHKTHPLVRGALGFHASFTCDDALLRRVAELSRVLDAPTVFHLAESDDDLTATYSQHGKRVVPRLDALGLLGPRAIAGYARVLDSAEAELLEQSGAFVALAARGARTLERGVDPMDSVLLRVHLLGLGTGGHGSLRDELLAAMVGVLRISRSGRMPDVDGALAHLLVNGPAELCTRLFGLPSGNVEEGSIADLVVYDVVPTADPETGYSPHLLGQLAHSPVGWTVVNGRVCVREGQLLGLDYTELSRAATRALERVWTRARLGT
- a CDS encoding YfhO family protein; this translates as MFRVAAAFGGAVVLSAVVLFPAAEFAQQSMRAQSAWSEQLSWSMSWPQVLSVFWPLADSPRDTYWGQDQWFIITLFMGTLPCVLAVVGGFWGPRRIEPFALGAVLLACLSLGRHFPPAAWLLQSIPPFTFFRYPAKYFVGAAFCLAVLSAFGVDVLGRLAWKRRPSGLLAAAAITGTVLAVATIGWAVRQLPMRASAEAGAPWVPFWLGLALILIALLPGARGTRPRRVRAGLASLVIMELVAAQFLLSEPRYTPSAPLERPSALRPLLPEVFEGRISVDIEGPEDPTRTQSKDGIERSLDRFTPNRFVEARLPALEGYGAPEPRYTTRFHQAGERSVYDLTGVTHYVRRGPPPFEDLELLHQAEDGTTLSRSRTALPRAFLVQQARLASDEEALEAVIDADQPFRNIAFLATGEPLDKPRCQGHVETRSRGARHLELAVEACDDSYLIVSDSHYPGWHATLDGQEAVIHRANVSLRAVRVAQGPHTVRFEYRPLSFRIGLALSLVGWLGLVVVALRRDKRGAR
- a CDS encoding spermidine synthase; the protein is MEAPPQKTFASTYIGTLFHLWVFLGSFLLFQVELILARRLLPSYGSSAAIWTTCLVFYQAVLVLGYFYSSRVTLAVQQGNYRWAHLLFVLLAVVVFPFRLHHFDLPPVAAILLTLTVSLGWPFLALSTTSVVAQGWFTRTEHPSRADPFFLYGTSNAGALLALLSFPFLVEPALDLEVQLLVWYVGYGCFVLLAGLCILSVRTGTHTASTKESPPNAEPGPQVPRSSRITWMLLSASANALLLAVTNVLTLDASIPLLWILPLSLYLLTLIICFSKRPPTPTGLNRLAIGSLAIALIAAVFALARAQTSIPSLVLHSTVLWVGCLLMHGNLVWCRPSDPRLLGSFYLHVSLGGLAGTLLLALVVPLTLGSLALPYLDHGLAGILLLGGLAARDVMRQAQGVPRPKLAPYVSGGAALFIIAILVLSGWMLARGRIEGSRTFYGHYTVKDTETLRLFQHGSTVHGVESLHPDERGEPLSYYHRGSPVGRVLAAGRVGREQVAVVGLGIGSLAAYGRRGESWDFYELDPEVERLARQHFSLLNTSQAHIRVLTGDARLRIEEAEDRRYDIIVLDAFSSDFVPTHLLTREALDLYLRKLKPDGLLLFHVSSRLFDLIPVLTRLSSELRVQGFVSQNETLTTDELATGRSPSVWFAMSPGSTAISILEQELRFQAVNSSPEILKRRAWTDNYVNLLHALAQ